Proteins co-encoded in one Phalacrocorax carbo chromosome 5, bPhaCar2.1, whole genome shotgun sequence genomic window:
- the CTR9 gene encoding RNA polymerase-associated protein CTR9 homolog, with translation MSRGSIEIPLRDTDEVIELDFDQLPEGDEVISILKQEHTQLHIWIALALEYYKQGKTEDFVKLLEAARIDGNLDYRDHEKDQMTCLDTLAAYYVQQARKEKNKDNKKELITQATLLYTMADKIIMYDQNHLLGRACFCLLEGDKMDQADAQFHFVLNQSPNNIPALLGKACISFNKKDYRGALAYYKKALRTNPGCPAEVRLGMGHCFVKLNKLEKARLAFSRALELNSKCVGALVGLAVLELNNKEADSIKNGVQLLSRAYTIDPSNPMVLNHLANHFFFKKDYGKVQHLALHAFHNTEVEAMQAESCYQLARSFHVQEDYDQAFQYYYQATQFASSSFVLPFFGLGQMYIYRGDKENASQCFEKVLKAYPNNYETMKILGSLYAASEDQEKRDIAKGHLKKVTEQYPDDVEAWIELAQILEQTDIQGALSAYGTATRILQEKVQADVPPEILNNVGALHFRLGNLGEAKKYFLASLDRAKAEAEHDEHYYNAISVTTSYNLARLYEAMCEFHEAEKLYKNILREHPNYVDCYLRLGAMARDKGNFYEASDWFKEALQINQDHPDAWSLIGNLHLAKQEWGPGQKKFERILKQPSTQNDTYSMLALGNVWLQTLHQPTRDREKEKRHQDRALAIYKQVLRNDPKNLYAANGIGAVLAHKGYFREARDVFAQVREATADISDVWLNLAHIYVEQKQYISAVQMYENCLRKFYKHQNTEVLLYLARALFKCGKLQECKQTLLKARHVAPSDTVLMFNVALVLQRLATSVLKDEKSNLKEVLNAVKELELAHRYFSYLSKVGDKMRFDLALAATEARQCSDLLSQAQYHVARARKQDEEERELRAKQEQEKELLRQKLLKEQEEKRLREKEEQKKLLEQRAQYVEKTKNILMFTGEVEGSKEKKRGGGGGRRSKKGAGEFDEFVNDDSDEDLPMSRKKKKRKGSGSEQDGEEEEGERKKKKRRRPQKADEGSDDEEHENGPRPKKRRPLKAEKKKAPKPERLPPSMKGKIKSKAIISSSDDSSDEDKLKIADDGHARNSNSDSDDGEQQHSKRIVSDSDSDNRNKSGSEAGSPRRSSVHPSEEDSDSDRSARKRRRSDSEQSDNESVQSGRSRSGGSENESRPASRSADSDRDSERGSDNEGSGRGSGNESEPEGSNDEGSEGGSDDSD, from the exons ATGTCGCGGGGGTCTATTGAGATCCCTCTGCGGGACACCGATGAG GTTATTGAGCTTGACTTCGATCAGTTACCTGAGGGTGATGAAGTTATAAGTATACTGAAACAGGAGCACACTCAGCTGCACATATGGATTGCTTTAGCG CTGGAATACTACAaacaaggaaaaacagaagactTTGTGAAGCTCTTGGAAGCTGCGCGCATAGATGGTAACTTGGACTACAGAGACCATGAAAAAGATCAGATGACATGTCTGGATACTCTGGCAGCATACTATGTACAGCAGGCTCGAAAGGAGAAGaacaaagataacaagaaggagCTCATTACACAAGCTACCTTGTTGTATACTATGGCTGACAAAATTATCATGTATGATCag AATCACTTGTTGGGAAGAGCCTGCTTTTGTCTGCTTGAAGGTGATAAGATGGACCAAGCTGATGCACAATTCCATTTTGTACTCAACCAGTCTCCAAATAATATTCCTGCCCTTCTCG GCAAAGCGTGCATTTCTTTCAACAAGAAAGATTACAGAGGAGCCCTTGCCTACTACAAGAAAGCATTGCGTACCAATCCAGGTTGCCCAG CTGAGGTTCGATTAGGTATGGGCCACTGCTTCGTGAAACTGAACAAGTTGGAGAAAGCTCGCTTAGCGTTCAGCAGGGCTCTGGAGCTAAATTCAAAATGCGTCGGGGCTTTGGTTGGACTGGCTGTTTTGGAGCTCAATAATAAAGAG GCTGATTCCATCAAGAATGGTGTTCAACTCCTCTCTAGGGCTTACACAATTGATCCCAGTAATCCAATGGTGTTGAATCACTTGGCTAATCACTTCTTCTTCAAGAAG GACTATGGTAAAGTACAACACTTGGCTCTTCATGCTTTCCATAATACAGAAGTTGAAGCAATGCAGGCAGAGAGTTGTTATCAGCTGGCTAGGTCTTTTCATGTACAG GAAGATTATGATCAAGCTTTCCAGTATTATTACCAGGCCACACAGTTTGCCTCATCTTCATTTGTACTTCCATTTTTTGGATTGGGTCAAATGTACATTTATCGAGGGGACAAAGAGAATGCATCACAATGCtttgaaaaagttttgaaaGCCTATCCTAACAATTATGAGACTATGAAAATTCTTGGATCTCTTTACGCGGCTTCAGAAGACCAAGAGAAACGGGATATTGCAAAG GGACATCTAAAGAAAGTCACAGAACAATATCCTGATGATGTAGAGGCATGGATTGAGCTAGCCCAAATTCTAGAACAGACTGATATACAG GGTGCACTGTCAGCCTATGGTACAGCCACACGTATTCTGCAAGAGAAAGTACAGGCTGATGTCCCACCAGAGATTTTGAATAATGTGGGTGCTCTGCACTTCAGGCTGGGAAACCTAGGAGAAGCGAAG aaatattttctggcaTCACTGGATCGtgcaaaagcagaagctgaaCATGATGAGCATTATTACAATGCTATCTCTGTAACAACATCCTATAATCTTGCCAGACTATATGAGGCGATGTGTGAATTTCATGAAGCGGAAAAGctgtataaaaacattttaagagaaCATCCTAATTACGTTGATT gCTACTTGCGCTTGGGAGCTATGGCTAGGGATAAAGGAAATTTTTATGAGGCTTCTGATTGGTTTAAGGAAGCACTTCAGATAAATCAG GACCATCCAGATGCTTGGTCGCTGATTGGCAATCTTCATTTGGCTAAACAAGAGTGGGGTCCAGGGCAGAAGAAATTTGAAAGAATATTGAAACAGCCCTCCACACAAAATGATACTTATTCCATGCTGGCTCTTGGCAATGTCTGGTTGCAGACTCTGCATCAACCCacaagagacagagaaaag GAGAAGCGTCATCAAGACCGTGCATTGGCGATCTACAAGCAAGTACTCAGAAACGATCCAAAGAATTTGTATGCTGCTAATGGCATAG GAGCTGTCTTGGCACATAAAGGATATTTCCGTGAAGCTCGTGATGTTTTTGCCCAAGTGAGAGAGGCAACAGCAGATATCAGTGATGTGTGGCTGAATTTGGCACATATCTACGTAGAACAGAAACAATACATCAGTGCTGTGCAGATG taTGAGAACTGCCTCAGAAAGTTCTATAAGCATCAGAATACTGAAGTATTGTTATATTTGGCCCGGGCGCTCTTCAAATGTGGCAAATTACAGGAATGCAAACAAACTTTGTTAAAG GCCAGGCATGTAGCGCCAAGTGATACAGTCCTTATGTTTAATGTGGCATTAGTGCTACAAAGACTAGCTACCTCTGtcctgaaagatgaaaaaagcaaTCTAAAGGAGGTGCTTAATGCTGTGAAGGAACTGGAGCTAGCCCACAG gtaCTTCAGTTACTTGAGTAAAGTAGGTGATAAGATGAGATTTGACTTGGCACTTGCTGCTACGGAAGcgag GCAATGCTCTGACTTACTGAGTCAAGCCCAGTATCATGTGGCTCGGGCACGCAAGCAGgatgaagaagagagagagcTGCGTGCAAAGCAAGAGCAAGAAAAGGAGCTGCTTCGCCAAAAACTACTTAAAGAACAG gaagAGAAGCGCctaagagagaaagaagaacagaagaaacTTCTGGAACAAAGAGCTCAATACGTGGAGAAAACCAAGAATATTCTGATGTTCACTGGTGAAGTAGAGGgatcaaaggagaaaaaacgTGGTGGCGGAGgaggcagg CGCTCAAAAAAAGGAGCAGGGGAATTTGATGAGTTCGTCAACGATGACAGTGATGAAGATCTGCCCATgtctagaaagaaaaagaagaggaagggcAGTGGTAGTGAACAAgatggggaagaagaggagggtgagagaaagaagaagaagaggaggag ACCCCAGAAGGCAGATGAGGGGAGTGATGATGAAGAACATGAAAATGGTCCAAGACCTAAAAAACGACGTCCactcaaagcagagaaaaagaaggct CCCAAACCAGAACGTCTGCCTCCTTCAATGAAAGGAAAGATCAAATCAAAAGCCATCATTTCATCAAGTGATGATTCTTCTGATGAGGATAAACTCAAAATTGCTGATGATGG ACATGCTAGAAATAGCAACAGTGATTCAGATGATGGGGAACAGCAGCACAGTAAACGCATTGTTTCTGATAGTGATTCTGATAACAGAAACAAATCTGGTAGCGAGGCAGGTAGTCCGAGGAGGTCCAGTGTCCACCCATCTGAGGAAGATTCTGACAGTGACAGGTCGGCTAGAAAAAGGAGGCGATCAGACTCGGAGCAGTCTGACAATGAGTCTGTACAGTCGGGGAGAAGTCGTTCTGGTGGCTCAGAAAATGAATCTCGCCCAGCTTCTCGCAGTGCTGACTCAGACAGAGATTCTGAGAGAGGATCTGACAACGAAGGTTCTGGCAGAGGATCTGGTAACGAATCTGAACCAGAAGGATCCAATGATGAGGGATCTGAAGGTGGTTCAGATGACAGTGATTAG